Proteins co-encoded in one Desulfitibacter alkalitolerans DSM 16504 genomic window:
- a CDS encoding cell division protein FtsX, translating into MKYLMRNWDYFLKEVKTSIGLNLIPSFFSFICIGLIFFILGIIVSGWWISSNVVEAVQREAEINVFYNDSLGEPEAAQLVQSIGKISGVRQARIVNEQEAYNRMVSILGSEAHVLEVFEDNPFSTFIEVNIELGKTNEVLEGISQLPDIEYIRDNKEVLSQLEQIVKVLSLIGYLGIITVSTATLIITSHIIRLGIYSRKEQINTLRLLGAPEGFIALPFLLEGLLLSASGGILAFILTGWSLNLIYAQIYGSLAFIPLPLVNDLIIKLGMLIIGLSIAFGLSGSFIGLFSARKSV; encoded by the coding sequence TTGAAGTATCTTATGCGCAACTGGGACTATTTTTTAAAAGAAGTAAAAACATCAATTGGTTTAAATTTAATACCCAGCTTTTTTTCCTTCATCTGTATTGGCTTGATATTTTTTATTCTGGGCATTATTGTTTCGGGATGGTGGATAAGCAGTAATGTGGTAGAGGCTGTTCAGAGGGAAGCTGAAATCAATGTTTTTTATAATGACAGTCTTGGTGAACCTGAAGCGGCCCAATTAGTCCAGAGCATAGGCAAAATTTCAGGGGTTAGACAGGCCCGCATAGTAAATGAGCAGGAAGCCTATAACAGAATGGTTAGTATACTGGGCTCAGAGGCTCATGTCCTGGAAGTCTTTGAGGACAATCCCTTTAGTACTTTTATAGAAGTTAATATAGAATTAGGTAAAACCAATGAGGTTCTAGAAGGAATCAGCCAGCTTCCAGACATTGAATATATAAGAGATAATAAAGAGGTTCTGTCACAGCTGGAACAAATAGTTAAGGTTTTAAGCCTCATTGGTTATCTTGGAATTATCACTGTAAGTACTGCAACATTAATAATAACATCTCACATTATACGTCTTGGGATTTATTCAAGAAAAGAACAGATTAATACTCTGCGTTTATTAGGTGCTCCCGAGGGATTTATTGCACTGCCCTTTTTATTAGAAGGACTTCTTCTGTCAGCTTCTGGCGGAATACTGGCTTTCATACTAACAGGCTGGAGTTTAAATCTTATTTATGCCCAGATTTATGGCTCATTAGCTTTTATTCCCCTACCGTTAGTTAATGATTTAATTATTAAGTTGGGTATGCTCATAATTGGCTTGAGTATAGCTTTTGGTTTATCTGGAAGCTTCATTGGGCTTTTTTCAGCAAGAAAATCAGTTTAA
- the ccsB gene encoding c-type cytochrome biogenesis protein CcsB, with protein sequence MELVIFWEEMFFNATFILYVAATIAYFLYVVNNRTNAGKVAKYLAVIGITAHTIALVLRTIEAGRAPLSNQFEFANVFAWGIVLCYLFIEFRYKSKFQVFGAFVMPFALLIIGYASTLPKDIRPLMPALQSWWLKLHVGTAIFSYGAFAVACGLALMYLYRSYSEEKGKLGIVVQKFPDLTILDDFIYKTIAFGFLFLTLCILTGAIWAEQAWGRYWGWDPKETWSLITWFVYAIYLHARFTRGWGGRKAAWFAVFGFACVLFTYIGVNVFLPGLHSYQ encoded by the coding sequence ATGGAACTTGTAATTTTTTGGGAGGAAATGTTTTTTAATGCTACATTTATTCTTTATGTAGCAGCAACTATAGCTTATTTTCTCTATGTTGTAAATAATCGAACAAATGCCGGCAAGGTGGCAAAGTACCTGGCTGTAATTGGTATTACTGCCCACACCATAGCCCTGGTTTTAAGAACCATCGAGGCAGGCAGGGCACCTTTGAGCAATCAGTTTGAATTTGCTAATGTCTTTGCATGGGGTATTGTGCTGTGTTATTTGTTCATTGAGTTTCGTTACAAATCAAAATTCCAGGTCTTTGGTGCCTTTGTAATGCCCTTTGCCCTGCTGATAATAGGTTATGCATCAACCCTGCCCAAGGACATCAGGCCCCTCATGCCAGCATTACAAAGCTGGTGGCTTAAGCTCCACGTAGGAACTGCAATTTTCTCCTATGGTGCTTTTGCAGTTGCCTGCGGTCTTGCACTGATGTATCTATACAGGTCATACAGCGAGGAAAAGGGAAAGCTGGGAATTGTAGTCCAGAAGTTTCCCGATCTGACTATTCTTGATGATTTTATATATAAAACAATTGCCTTTGGTTTCTTATTTCTTACCCTATGTATTTTAACAGGTGCTATCTGGGCAGAACAGGCCTGGGGCAGGTATTGGGGGTGGGATCCAAAAGAAACCTGGTCTCTAATAACATGGTTTGTTTATGCAATATATTTGCATGCTAGATTTACACGGGGTTGGGGTGGTAGAAAAGCCGCCTGGTTTGCAGTTTTTGGTTTTGCTTGTGTCCTATTCACTTACATTGGAGTAAATGTTTTTCTGCCGGGCCTGCACAGCTACCAATAG
- the nrfD gene encoding NrfD/PsrC family molybdoenzyme membrane anchor subunit, with the protein MVGKKYSQSLIIGLVLLFVVLAVSMYLGSAVFLKGHTVFGTTDQVGWNILIAAYIFLALTASGLCLTANFFEVLEIHRFQLLQKRAHFLAISILIPALGMLAMDIGRIDRIFYFITSPNFASPMWWMGAVYAVYLVLLIFEFWAIHHNYKRIVKAASIITLIAAVSATSILGGIFGVILDKPLWFGSGTPVFFVFSAVISGIAAMILGTIMTYKVKKKVIEEDLQRAIKELSTILTVLLAVALLFTIWRLITVYFANVPDTSYVIGSPYGMQFWLLYVGVGILIPFILLLNPSTRNESYFAAAGLMVLIGMYVDKHILIISGQLNQPFGIPVEYYTSTLHEWAIIFGALAVSILIYIYGSLNLSLGSSGSPESKANNKIAASIHKESQQV; encoded by the coding sequence ATGGTTGGGAAAAAGTATTCTCAAAGTTTGATAATTGGATTGGTGCTGCTTTTTGTTGTTCTTGCTGTGAGTATGTATCTAGGGTCTGCTGTTTTTTTAAAAGGTCATACTGTATTTGGCACTACAGATCAGGTAGGCTGGAATATTTTAATAGCCGCCTACATATTTTTAGCACTTACTGCAAGTGGGCTATGTTTAACAGCTAACTTTTTTGAAGTCTTAGAAATACATCGATTTCAGCTTTTGCAGAAAAGGGCGCACTTTTTAGCCATATCTATTTTAATACCTGCTTTAGGCATGCTAGCCATGGATATAGGTAGGATAGACAGGATCTTTTATTTCATTACTTCTCCTAATTTTGCCTCTCCCATGTGGTGGATGGGTGCAGTATATGCAGTTTATCTGGTGCTTTTAATTTTTGAATTCTGGGCTATACATCACAATTACAAAAGGATTGTAAAGGCTGCTTCCATAATAACCTTAATTGCTGCTGTATCAGCAACTAGTATTTTAGGGGGAATTTTTGGAGTAATTCTAGATAAGCCCTTGTGGTTTGGTAGTGGAACCCCTGTATTTTTTGTCTTTTCTGCAGTTATATCAGGGATAGCTGCCATGATATTAGGAACAATCATGACATACAAGGTGAAGAAAAAAGTCATTGAAGAGGACCTGCAGCGTGCCATTAAAGAATTATCCACGATATTAACAGTATTGTTAGCAGTAGCCTTGCTTTTCACAATATGGAGATTAATTACTGTATACTTTGCTAATGTGCCTGATACTTCATATGTTATCGGTAGTCCCTACGGAATGCAGTTTTGGCTGCTTTATGTTGGTGTGGGTATCTTAATTCCCTTTATCCTCTTGCTAAACCCATCGACCAGGAATGAAAGTTATTTTGCTGCGGCCGGATTAATGGTTTTAATAGGCATGTATGTAGATAAGCATATTTTAATAATTAGTGGGCAGTTGAATCAACCATTTGGAATACCTGTAGAGTATTACACAAGTACACTTCATGAGTGGGCAATAATTTTTGGGGCTTTGGCTGTATCAATTTTGATATACATATATGGAAGCCTGAATCTATCATTAGGCTCTTCTGGTAGTCCTGAAAGTAAGGCTAATAATAAGATTGCTGCTTCCATCCATAAAGAAAGTCAGCAAGTTTAA
- a CDS encoding cell division ATP-binding protein FtsE produces MIIARNVYLEYPDGTQALKDISLEIDPGELVYILGPSGSGKTSLLKLFMAIEYPTRGSLQVLDKPMDKAGPAAVRSLRRLMGPVFQDFKLINGRTVFENVLIGMRFLEISSGLMKVNAKEALEKVGLEHKTFSLVDNLSWGERQRVVIARAAARKPSLILADEPTGNLDHDNAVKILDLLSSFRDDKTSVIITTHATHLLDDRHNYRCIALNNGSIVKDMKGC; encoded by the coding sequence ATGATTATTGCCAGAAATGTATACCTTGAGTATCCAGACGGAACCCAGGCACTAAAGGATATATCCCTAGAAATTGACCCTGGAGAACTTGTTTATATTCTAGGGCCAAGTGGTTCAGGCAAAACAAGCTTGCTAAAGCTTTTTATGGCCATTGAATATCCAACAAGGGGAAGCCTGCAGGTCCTAGATAAACCCATGGATAAAGCAGGGCCAGCCGCTGTCAGATCATTAAGGAGACTAATGGGACCTGTGTTTCAGGACTTTAAGCTAATAAATGGCAGGACTGTTTTTGAGAATGTGTTAATTGGCATGAGGTTTTTGGAAATCTCCTCTGGCTTAATGAAAGTCAATGCCAAAGAGGCACTGGAGAAGGTAGGCCTTGAGCATAAAACCTTTTCCCTTGTAGATAACTTATCCTGGGGTGAACGCCAGCGTGTTGTTATTGCCAGGGCAGCAGCTAGAAAGCCCAGTTTAATTCTTGCCGATGAGCCCACAGGCAACCTTGACCATGACAATGCAGTAAAGATTCTAGATCTTTTATCATCATTTAGGGATGATAAAACTTCTGTTATTATAACCACCCATGCAACTCACTTGTTGGATGATAGGCACAATTACAGGTGTATTGCCCTTAATAATGGAAGTATTGTAAAAGACATGAAAGGATGTTAA
- a CDS encoding ammonia-forming cytochrome c nitrite reductase subunit c552 has product MKKGLVFTVMLLFLLFSITACGQNEPVSMDQDKGGISSLEVTELISDEWKSSSHSYAIVATADRGIGCAKCHDGVGFADQLEYTDKAFEPPHQTGIDCQACHTGFGKERMSTGLTELPFMSEPFEAGLGAVCASCHNSNRNPSHLFAQSEAGELQRYTYPHYGMNAALLTGKGGMEIPGREYIVSIAHATIEDSCVACHMPETEDGYRKHTFAMDMAYYDQTCASCHTDVSGTYNIGGLQDEIKVMLDKLELAILDAAGASKIDAAGGAFIFYDNNGEVMTDIPHEAYVATYNWRIVKKDGSYGVHNPLYAKSLLKESYNYLTGNEL; this is encoded by the coding sequence ATGAAAAAAGGTTTGGTTTTTACAGTCATGCTGTTGTTTCTTTTGTTTTCTATAACTGCTTGTGGACAAAATGAACCTGTCAGCATGGATCAAGACAAGGGAGGAATCTCATCACTAGAGGTAACAGAATTAATATCGGATGAGTGGAAGTCCTCTTCCCACAGCTATGCAATAGTAGCTACTGCAGATAGAGGAATCGGTTGTGCTAAATGCCACGATGGTGTTGGCTTTGCTGATCAATTAGAATATACAGATAAAGCTTTTGAACCACCACATCAAACAGGTATTGATTGTCAGGCTTGTCATACAGGGTTTGGCAAGGAAAGAATGTCCACTGGGTTGACAGAGCTGCCTTTTATGAGTGAACCCTTTGAGGCCGGATTGGGAGCAGTATGTGCATCCTGTCACAACAGTAATAGGAATCCATCTCATTTATTTGCTCAATCAGAAGCAGGTGAACTTCAAAGATACACTTATCCACATTATGGTATGAATGCTGCATTGTTAACGGGAAAAGGCGGAATGGAGATACCTGGAAGAGAGTATATAGTATCCATAGCCCATGCAACAATAGAGGATAGTTGTGTAGCCTGCCATATGCCAGAAACTGAGGATGGATATAGGAAACATACATTTGCAATGGATATGGCTTACTATGACCAGACTTGTGCAAGCTGCCACACTGATGTATCAGGTACATACAATATTGGTGGTTTGCAGGATGAGATTAAAGTAATGCTTGATAAGCTTGAGCTGGCAATTCTGGATGCTGCAGGAGCATCAAAAATTGATGCAGCCGGCGGTGCGTTCATATTTTATGACAATAATGGAGAGGTAATGACAGATATTCCCCACGAAGCCTATGTAGCCACCTACAACTGGCGAATTGTTAAAAAGGATGGAAGCTATGGGGTTCATAACCCCTTATATGCAAAATCTCTCCTTAAAGAATCTTATAATTATTTAACTGGTAATGAATTATAG
- a CDS encoding coiled-coil domain-containing protein: protein MSARPSFFKILLATILIFFLVLTFTSQNNAQQKPPITAVEEDLDKLFYQEAETINTILNLLSQIENAQREKMNLTAEISKVRDEISSLQGKINAEQLVYENNRNALKQVLKSYQKMGPASYLQIILESSSLGDFLRRLSIIRELSKNTYNLLHSINETRELLIAERNSYEEMLLELAEKEEQLAETLLKTIHLKEDMEKLLQSIGGQQEQLSRQLIDMRLSWNEIKPFFIQTLHDLASAIESGSLPEDGLKTTFTLRGIKGTISQTAFNDIIASHSELPDIEFKFLPGKVVMELPEKNLTLQGTFEVINKSAIMLNIVHGSFYGFPLDQNSLNELFMDTRLLMDFQPLIGSSAIQSIEIKDGSLELIIIPGFFFNQ, encoded by the coding sequence ATGTCTGCCAGGCCTTCTTTTTTTAAAATTTTGTTAGCCACTATTTTAATATTTTTCCTTGTACTAACATTTACATCTCAAAACAATGCCCAGCAAAAGCCTCCCATAACTGCTGTAGAAGAGGATCTGGACAAGCTTTTTTATCAGGAGGCAGAAACTATAAATACAATTCTCAATTTACTATCACAAATAGAAAATGCCCAAAGAGAAAAGATGAATCTCACTGCTGAAATTTCAAAGGTTAGAGATGAAATCAGCAGTTTGCAAGGCAAGATAAATGCAGAGCAGCTTGTTTATGAAAATAATCGTAATGCTTTAAAACAAGTCCTTAAAAGCTACCAGAAAATGGGACCAGCTTCCTATTTGCAGATTATCCTGGAATCAAGCAGCCTGGGGGATTTTTTGAGAAGATTAAGCATTATAAGAGAATTAAGTAAAAATACATATAATTTATTGCACTCCATTAATGAAACCAGGGAACTTTTGATAGCTGAAAGAAACAGTTATGAGGAAATGCTCCTTGAACTGGCTGAAAAGGAAGAACAACTAGCAGAAACCCTACTAAAAACAATTCATCTCAAGGAGGACATGGAAAAACTTCTCCAATCCATTGGCGGACAGCAGGAGCAGCTCTCAAGGCAGTTAATTGATATGCGCTTGTCCTGGAATGAAATCAAGCCGTTTTTTATACAAACCCTGCATGATCTGGCATCAGCCATTGAAAGTGGCAGCCTCCCTGAAGATGGATTAAAAACCACCTTTACCTTAAGGGGTATCAAGGGTACCATTTCACAGACTGCCTTTAATGATATCATAGCCAGCCATTCCGAACTTCCTGACATTGAATTTAAATTTTTGCCAGGGAAGGTGGTAATGGAATTACCTGAAAAGAACCTTACTTTACAAGGCACCTTTGAGGTTATAAACAAATCAGCTATCATGCTTAATATTGTTCATGGAAGCTTTTATGGCTTCCCCCTTGACCAAAATTCTTTAAATGAACTTTTTATGGACACCAGACTGCTAATGGATTTTCAGCCATTGATAGGCAGCAGCGCAATACAGTCTATAGAGATTAAGGATGGATCCCTTGAACTGATTATTATTCCAGGCTTTTTCTTCAATCAATAG
- the resB gene encoding cytochrome c biogenesis protein ResB yields the protein MTNNPNKNNKIWQFFSSMKVGLILLLILTAVSIYAATFLEHQPAMERVYSSWWFIGLLGITGLNLLVCSINRFPKLWEQVSNIKSNVDLTYLKSLHKQTTLHYAAAPEKAGHLENSLKKKGYRTRVEVKDGGFLISADKGRFGYLGSLVTHVSLILILLAGLIGILGGFSDFQGGFPGETIHLQDQGFDVRIDDFEIRYRDDAHRTIEQYYSTLTVIDREDDSEIKQETIYVNRPLRYKGVNFYQSTYGWGVDIEFHNPATDERKTMLLVPGQSGFYEGLGIHISILRFFPDFTMTRDGTPITRTQYPANPMVAFQIFSGDGQLIGQQYYIEPLNQVMELFHGHTMEFTGFKNYTGFQIIKQPGKPLALAASILLTLGLIMSFYMYPRRVWLYSGKDTNGQIIFAGTSRRNKVGFELEFEKLHKELSKIGEVK from the coding sequence GTGACAAATAACCCAAATAAAAATAATAAAATATGGCAGTTTTTTAGTTCTATGAAGGTAGGGCTAATATTATTACTGATTCTTACTGCTGTTTCAATATATGCTGCTACATTCTTGGAGCATCAGCCCGCCATGGAAAGAGTATATAGCTCGTGGTGGTTTATTGGATTGCTGGGTATAACAGGGCTTAACCTGCTGGTGTGCAGTATTAATAGATTTCCCAAACTCTGGGAGCAAGTGTCCAACATTAAATCAAATGTAGATTTAACATATTTAAAATCCTTGCACAAACAAACAACTCTGCATTATGCAGCAGCACCAGAAAAAGCAGGCCATCTAGAAAACTCATTAAAGAAAAAAGGATACAGAACCAGGGTTGAAGTTAAAGATGGAGGTTTTTTAATTAGTGCAGACAAGGGACGCTTTGGGTACCTGGGATCTTTGGTTACACATGTAAGCTTAATATTAATTCTCCTTGCAGGTCTGATTGGTATATTAGGAGGTTTTTCAGATTTTCAAGGTGGCTTTCCAGGTGAAACAATACATTTACAGGATCAGGGCTTTGATGTTCGCATAGATGACTTTGAAATAAGATACAGGGACGATGCCCATAGAACCATAGAGCAGTACTACAGCACATTAACAGTTATAGATAGAGAAGATGACAGTGAGATTAAGCAGGAAACAATTTATGTTAATAGACCCTTGAGATACAAGGGAGTTAACTTTTATCAGTCAACCTATGGCTGGGGAGTAGATATTGAATTCCATAACCCTGCCACAGATGAAAGAAAAACAATGTTATTAGTGCCGGGTCAATCAGGTTTCTATGAGGGTCTTGGAATTCATATTTCCATTCTTCGTTTTTTCCCGGACTTTACCATGACAAGGGATGGTACTCCCATAACAAGAACCCAATATCCAGCTAACCCAATGGTAGCCTTTCAAATATTTAGTGGGGATGGACAGCTGATTGGGCAGCAGTATTATATTGAACCCTTAAACCAGGTAATGGAGCTGTTTCATGGGCATACAATGGAGTTTACTGGTTTCAAGAACTATACCGGCTTTCAAATTATAAAACAGCCTGGTAAACCACTAGCTCTAGCTGCTTCTATCCTTTTGACCTTGGGATTAATAATGAGTTTCTACATGTATCCCAGAAGAGTCTGGTTGTATTCTGGTAAAGATACCAACGGGCAAATTATTTTTGCAGGTACAAGTCGTAGAAATAAAGTGGGTTTTGAGCTTGAATTTGAAAAGCTGCACAAGGAATTATCCAAGATAGGGGAGGTCAAATAA
- a CDS encoding (Fe-S)-binding protein, producing the protein MSILNTEEIYEKLNSCNKCGFCQATCRVYKETLSEFNCARGRLKLIKAVADSILERNKFYEDAVNSCTLCLECTKTCPSGVPTAQLILAARQDLAQTRGLSFPKKIALKRILANNSLRKISFKSAKMVKGLKRLHGFRGIDVAGLPVAEVAFLDTIDKLPRLKNPKSRAAFFVGCMFNHSLADTAHNLVKVLHANNVEVIIPREQLCCGTPQLVYGEVKTFNTLAKHNIDLFNKLDVDAIVTGCASCGGMLKTYKDNLDKKNNEEANNLASKVKDINEYLVDVLKIDLSGLQGLYGKVTYHDPCYLIRAQGITAQPRKLLKELPGIEYIEMQGANNCCGAGGMFQGFYPEIAVPITQKKIDSIVKTGADTVITSCPACKNRIQGSLNLGGHKHKVLHIVDLLARAYENEQYMAAVR; encoded by the coding sequence GTGAGCATATTAAACACCGAAGAAATCTATGAGAAATTAAACAGCTGCAATAAGTGTGGATTTTGTCAGGCAACGTGCCGTGTATATAAGGAGACATTAAGCGAGTTTAACTGTGCCAGGGGCAGACTTAAGCTAATAAAGGCAGTTGCAGATAGTATCCTGGAAAGAAACAAATTCTATGAAGATGCAGTTAACAGCTGTACTCTCTGTCTTGAATGTACCAAAACATGTCCAAGTGGCGTGCCAACGGCCCAGCTAATACTAGCTGCCAGACAGGATCTTGCTCAAACAAGGGGCTTGAGCTTTCCCAAAAAAATAGCCTTAAAACGCATTCTGGCCAATAATTCTTTAAGGAAAATCTCATTTAAATCCGCAAAAATGGTAAAAGGCTTAAAGAGGCTCCACGGTTTTAGGGGTATTGATGTGGCAGGTCTGCCTGTGGCTGAGGTGGCATTTTTGGATACTATAGATAAACTCCCAAGGCTTAAAAACCCTAAATCCAGGGCAGCTTTCTTTGTAGGGTGTATGTTTAATCACTCTCTTGCTGATACGGCACATAATCTGGTAAAGGTTCTCCATGCCAATAATGTGGAAGTAATTATACCCAGGGAGCAGCTGTGCTGCGGAACACCACAGCTTGTCTATGGCGAGGTGAAAACCTTTAATACCCTGGCAAAGCATAATATAGATTTGTTTAACAAGTTAGATGTTGACGCCATTGTTACAGGCTGTGCGTCCTGTGGCGGCATGCTGAAAACCTATAAAGACAATCTTGATAAAAAGAATAATGAAGAAGCAAACAATCTGGCATCTAAGGTCAAGGATATTAATGAATATTTAGTTGATGTATTAAAAATAGATTTGTCAGGCCTCCAGGGATTATATGGAAAGGTTACCTATCATGACCCATGCTATCTTATACGTGCCCAGGGTATTACGGCTCAACCAAGGAAATTATTAAAAGAACTGCCTGGAATAGAATATATTGAAATGCAGGGTGCCAATAACTGCTGTGGTGCTGGAGGCATGTTCCAGGGCTTTTACCCGGAAATAGCAGTTCCAATTACCCAGAAAAAGATTGACAGTATTGTAAAAACTGGAGCAGATACAGTTATTACATCATGTCCGGCCTGCAAGAACAGAATTCAAGGCAGCCTAAATCTTGGGGGACACAAACATAAAGTTCTACACATTGTAGACCTCCTTGCAAGGGCTTATGAAAATGAACAATATATGGCGGCAGTACGGTAG
- a CDS encoding response regulator transcription factor, with protein MPKVMIVDDHELVRLGLKGLLANHDNLTFVAEAGTLKDAVAKAAQVRPDVILMDVRLPDGSGVDACKAIHEQFPDVKIIMLTSFPDDEIVIDSIMAGASGFVLKEIKGNSLVDAIQRVAKGESLLDPNITGKVLNFIKDSSKNNDNLDKLSPQELKVLELVSEGKTNKEIGCILYLSEKTVRNHLSRIMKKLDLSNRAQAAAYYVEHRKLFTTPNMS; from the coding sequence ATGCCAAAGGTAATGATTGTTGATGATCATGAGTTGGTGCGGCTAGGCCTAAAAGGTTTGTTGGCTAACCATGATAATCTAACATTTGTTGCTGAAGCAGGTACGTTAAAGGATGCAGTTGCAAAAGCAGCACAGGTTAGGCCTGATGTGATTTTAATGGATGTAAGGCTGCCTGATGGCAGCGGTGTAGATGCATGCAAGGCCATTCATGAACAGTTTCCAGATGTGAAAATTATAATGCTCACTTCTTTTCCTGATGATGAAATAGTAATAGATTCTATCATGGCAGGTGCTTCGGGATTTGTATTAAAGGAGATTAAGGGGAATTCTTTAGTAGATGCAATACAAAGAGTTGCCAAGGGTGAATCCCTTTTAGATCCTAATATAACAGGAAAAGTATTAAATTTTATTAAAGACAGCAGCAAAAACAATGATAATCTGGACAAGTTATCACCCCAGGAGCTAAAAGTACTAGAACTAGTTTCAGAAGGAAAAACCAATAAGGAAATAGGATGTATCCTTTATTTAAGTGAAAAAACTGTAAGAAATCATTTGAGTAGGATAATGAAAAAACTAGACTTGAGCAATAGGGCCCAGGCAGCTGCATACTATGTTGAGCATAGGAAACTCTTCACCACACCCAACATGTCCTAA
- the dsrO gene encoding sulfate reduction electron transfer complex DsrMKJOP subunit DsrO: MNCSRRKFLKYSGSLGLLAFVGASSIPNLITRGSMAAAQGNPNARYGMFIDLEKCIGCNACTMACIRENQMPEGITPNRVLEMTIGEGPNARPYYKPLLCMHCENPVCAHVCPVKATYKRADGLVVQDNTKCIGCKYCMQACPYRVRMFNKQPPFSYKKEHPLGVHVGGTVIKCTFCQHRIDGGKLITACNEWCPTGARVFGDLNDPKSDVSRLIVERNGIQLKKEKLTRPQIYYGLLS, translated from the coding sequence TTGAACTGCAGCAGAAGGAAATTCCTTAAATATTCTGGGTCATTAGGTCTGCTGGCATTTGTGGGTGCCAGCAGTATACCCAATCTGATTACAAGGGGCAGTATGGCAGCTGCCCAGGGAAATCCAAATGCTAGATATGGTATGTTTATAGATTTGGAAAAATGTATTGGCTGCAATGCCTGTACCATGGCGTGTATCAGGGAAAATCAAATGCCTGAAGGAATAACACCCAACAGGGTTTTAGAAATGACAATAGGTGAAGGTCCTAATGCTAGACCTTACTACAAGCCTCTTTTATGCATGCACTGCGAGAACCCAGTTTGTGCCCATGTATGCCCTGTAAAGGCAACATATAAAAGGGCAGATGGTTTGGTAGTTCAAGACAATACCAAATGTATTGGGTGTAAGTACTGCATGCAGGCCTGCCCATATAGGGTTAGGATGTTTAACAAGCAGCCTCCCTTTTCCTATAAAAAAGAGCATCCCCTGGGAGTACATGTAGGAGGAACAGTTATTAAATGCACCTTCTGCCAGCACCGGATAGATGGGGGTAAATTGATAACTGCCTGTAATGAATGGTGTCCTACTGGAGCTAGAGTTTTTGGAGATCTTAATGACCCAAAAAGTGATGTTTCCAGACTAATTGTTGAAAGAAATGGAATTCAATTGAAAAAAGAAAAGTTAACTAGACCTCAAATTTATTATGGGTTGCTATCCTAG